From Candidatus Methylomirabilota bacterium, a single genomic window includes:
- a CDS encoding LLM class flavin-dependent oxidoreductase: protein MRFGTYYFLQAPPSLTHAEVFRREIEQMAWTEELGFDSIWLTEHHFIEYGLSVSPAVLAAAVAMRTQRVRIGLAAAILPFHDPVRLAEEMAMVDILCGGRLDVGVGRGNRPVEFEGYRVPQIENRERFEEALAIMIGVWTRERFSYAGRHYAIPEVRVIPKPLQQPHPPLYVVCTSPDTIEATALRGLPMLNSWLRGPIDQLVSQRDAYLKACQKAGRTDAETASLMGRWGVSRHIYVAPTDALAQAEAKDAEMWYQESLRRFLIPDDIDRVHPLLQPGFRTMKERLAKITWDQLVAETVAFGSPDTVAARIDQLRRLGVGEVLCWMNFGGLPQERVRRSMELFAREVMPRFRRP, encoded by the coding sequence ATGCGCTTCGGAACCTACTACTTCCTCCAGGCCCCGCCGTCGCTCACGCACGCCGAGGTCTTCCGGCGCGAGATCGAGCAGATGGCGTGGACGGAGGAGCTCGGCTTCGACAGCATCTGGCTGACCGAGCACCACTTCATCGAGTACGGTCTCTCGGTCTCGCCGGCCGTGCTGGCCGCGGCGGTGGCCATGCGGACCCAACGGGTACGCATCGGTCTGGCCGCGGCGATCCTGCCCTTCCATGATCCGGTCCGGCTCGCCGAGGAGATGGCGATGGTGGACATCCTCTGCGGCGGGCGCCTCGACGTCGGGGTGGGGCGCGGCAACCGGCCGGTCGAGTTCGAGGGCTACCGGGTCCCCCAGATCGAGAACCGCGAGCGCTTCGAGGAGGCCCTCGCGATCATGATCGGCGTCTGGACCCGCGAGCGCTTCTCGTACGCGGGCCGCCACTACGCGATCCCCGAGGTGCGGGTGATCCCCAAGCCGCTGCAGCAGCCGCACCCCCCGCTCTACGTCGTGTGCACGAGCCCCGACACGATCGAGGCCACCGCGCTCCGCGGGCTGCCGATGCTCAACTCCTGGCTGCGGGGACCGATCGACCAGCTCGTCTCGCAGCGCGACGCGTACCTGAAGGCGTGCCAGAAGGCGGGCCGCACCGACGCCGAGACCGCGAGCCTCATGGGCCGCTGGGGAGTCTCGCGCCACATCTACGTCGCGCCGACCGACGCCCTGGCGCAGGCCGAGGCAAAGGACGCGGAGATGTGGTACCAGGAGTCCCTCCGGCGCTTCCTGATCCCCGACGACATCGATCGCGTGCACCCGCTCCTGCAGCCCGGCTTTCGCACGATGAAGGAGCGGCTCGCGAAGATCACGTGGGACCAGCTGGTCGCCGAGACGGTCGCGTTCGGCTCACCCGACACGGTGGCCGCGAGGATCGATCAGCTGCGGCGGCTGGGAGTCGGCGAGGTCCTGTGCTGGATGAACTTCGGCGGCTTGCCCCAGGAGCGGGTGCGCCGCTCCATGGAGCTGTTCGCCCGCGAGGTCATGCCCCGGTTTCGGCGTCCCTAG
- a CDS encoding LLM class flavin-dependent oxidoreductase, translating to MTTLPRPEFGLFTEFQQAPGMSDAEAFAESMAQMTAAEACGFDAVWLAEIHFQKDRSVLASPLVIAAALAERTRRVKIGIAVQVLPLSHPLHLAEDVATVDHLSQGRLDFGIGRSGLPAHYHGFNIPYAESRERFQETLDILLKAWTQERFSHEGKYFQFRDVCVLPKPYQKPHPPIRVAATTQETYPMVGRMGYPIFIAVRTTSIADLKRFIGGYHEAWRAAGHPGRGPVGLIVPVYVAETARRAREEPETSTMHFFHTIGEALRESPNRGVDGERLIRISYPEVLEDLAVYGTPEAVTERLLELREALGYSSLSVWMNVGGRIPHERVLASMRLFAERVMPRLA from the coding sequence ATGACGACGCTCCCCAGACCGGAATTCGGGCTCTTCACCGAGTTCCAGCAGGCCCCCGGCATGAGCGACGCCGAGGCCTTCGCGGAATCGATGGCGCAGATGACGGCCGCCGAGGCCTGCGGTTTCGACGCGGTCTGGCTCGCCGAGATCCACTTCCAGAAGGATCGCTCGGTCCTGGCGTCGCCCCTCGTCATCGCGGCCGCGCTCGCCGAGCGCACGCGGCGGGTGAAGATCGGCATCGCCGTCCAGGTCCTGCCCCTGAGCCATCCGCTGCACCTGGCCGAGGACGTGGCCACGGTCGATCACCTGAGTCAGGGGCGGCTCGACTTCGGCATCGGCCGCAGCGGGCTCCCCGCCCACTACCACGGCTTCAACATCCCCTACGCCGAGAGCCGCGAGCGGTTCCAGGAGACGCTCGACATCCTCCTGAAGGCGTGGACGCAGGAGCGCTTCTCGCACGAGGGCAAGTACTTCCAGTTCCGCGACGTCTGCGTGCTGCCGAAGCCCTACCAGAAGCCCCACCCGCCGATCCGCGTCGCGGCGACGACGCAGGAGACCTATCCGATGGTCGGGCGCATGGGCTACCCGATCTTCATCGCCGTGCGCACCACGTCGATCGCGGACCTCAAACGCTTCATCGGCGGCTACCACGAGGCGTGGCGGGCGGCCGGCCACCCGGGCCGGGGTCCCGTCGGGCTCATCGTTCCCGTCTACGTCGCCGAGACCGCGCGCCGCGCGCGCGAGGAGCCCGAGACGAGCACGATGCACTTCTTCCACACCATCGGCGAGGCGCTCCGCGAATCGCCCAACCGGGGCGTGGACGGCGAGCGGCTGATCCGGATCTCCTACCCCGAGGTGCTCGAGGATCTCGCCGTCTACGGCACCCCGGAGGCCGTCACCGAGCGGCTCCTCGAGCTGCGCGAGGCCCTCGGCTACTCGAGCCTCTCGGTCTGGATGAACGTCGGCGGGCGGATCCCGCACGAGCGCGTGCTCGCCTCGATGCGGCTCTTCGCCGAGCGCGTCATGCCGCGGCTCGCCTGA